The Deltaproteobacteria bacterium genome contains the following window.
AGATACGCTCGATGATCTTCTGCTCGGCGTACTCCGGGTGTTTCTTCAGCACCGGGACGAGCGTCCCGGCCACCTCGCGCACGGCCTGGTGGAACTCGGCTTCGCCGGGGTTGCGACGGATGACTTGATCGAGGATGGAAGCGACGAGCTCATCGACGTTGATCATGGGGAATCCTTCAGTCGTTGCGGGAACCAGGGACGAACAAGAAGAAAGGTTCGCTCGCGGTATTGGCGGTCGTAGGAGTCGCCGTCGAGATGACGGGACTCCGTGAGCGGATCTCTCGTAGCGGGGTCTTCGGGCTCCGGCTGGTCCGCCGCCCCGGCTGAGCGCTCGCGCACCTAGCCGGCGACCAGGATGGTCTTACCGGCCTGGCGCGGCCCGACCAGGATCACGATGGGACTGTCGTGCAGAGCCGCTTCCAGGGCCAGCCGCAGGCGGCGAGGCACCCGTTCTCCGGGACGCATGGGGACGGATATCTACCACGATCTGCTCGGAGTCCAACTGCGATCTGGTCGCATTCGTCGCGCACGGGGGGATCGTCGAGGGCGACGCGGCGGCTGTCTTCGAGAACGCGTTCGCGTCATATCTGTGAGCCTCGCGAAAGGAGGGACCGCAGCATGGACATCGTCGTCAATCCCGAGATCTCGCTCCTCGATCAGGTGAAAATGCAGGCGCAGGTACTCGTTCCGGTGCTGCGGGAGCTCCGCGCCGCGCTCGGCGTGGAGCGCGCCAACGCGCTCGTGACGAAGGCGCTCCGGGAGTGGTCGCGCGACACCTTCCTCAGGATCGGCGCCGCCAAGCCCGGAACCCCGCGCGAGCGCTGGCAGACGCTCACGGAGGAGATGATGCCGCGGATCGGGTCGGACATCGACATGCAGGTGCGGGAGCTCGAGCCGGACACGATGACGATCGACATCACTGGCTGCCGGTATGCCGACTTCTTCCGCGCGCTCGACGAGCCCGAGCTCGGCGCCGTGCTGCTCTGTGAGAGCGACGACCACATCGCCGAGGTCGGAGGCGACGAGGTCCAATTCACCCGCACGCAGACGATCATGAAGGGCGCCAAGTACTGCGACTTCCGCTACCGCATGAAGCGGTCCGAAGGATGACCGCACCGCTGATTCATTTCGTGATGGGCAGTATCGGAGCCCTGGTCGTGTTCCTGGTCTTCGCCCGCCTGTCGGGAGTCACCAGCTTCTCGGACCCGTTCGGTGTCGTCTGCTTCGGCATCATCTGCGCCTCGGCAGCGCACTTCGTTTCACCCTGAGCAACTCCAGTCGTCATTGCCATCTACGCCGTGGCCAACGCGGGTGAGCTCTATCAGGAGCGCAAGGCGCGCCAAGCCCGGGAGCCACGAGACGCCGGGTAGCGGCCGCGATCACCTCGGCGTGCTTACCGGCGCCGGGTGTTCGTGTTGCGATGGCGCAGCCAAGAGAAGGAGGGCCACATGATCGATGCGAAGCCGCACCTGCCGGAATGGGCGAGCCCGAAGTGGATGCAGCGCATGGCCGAGCTGCAGCCGCACATGTTCCAGAAGTTCGTCGAGTTCGAGGAGGCCGTCTACGAGTCGACGACGCTGCCCGCGAAGACGAAGGAGCTGATCGCCGTGGCCGTCACGCACGTGACGCAATGCGACGGTTGTATGGAGTACCACACCATGAGGGCGAAGCGGGCCGGGGCGAGCGACGAAGAGATCGTCGCCGCGATGTTCGTGGCCGCGGAGCTGCGCGCGGGCGCCGCGCTCGGCCATCACCTGCCGTCGCACCGCGCGATGTCCAAGACGGGGAGCTGAGGTCGATGAGCGACGAGCGCTACGACTAGGACGCGATCCTCGGCGGTCTCGGCAAGCACCAGCGCGTGTGCACGATCCGTCGTCAGGGAGAACAGGAAGAAGGGCTCGGGGGGAGCGCGAAGCTCCGATACGCGCGGTTGGACGTCAACGCGACGGCAAATACCGCCTAGCGACCCTCCGTATCAGCCTGAGCACCCGGCGCGCCGCCGCCGGGATCGGCGTCCCCGGGCCGAAGACCGCCTTCACGCCCGCTCCGGCGAACTGCTCGATGTCCAATCCCTTCGACAGCACGCATCTCCCGCGAGGTGTACGCGAGGATGTCGGCGACGATCCGCATCGAGGGCGTGGGCGGATCGATGTAGGTGTTCCGCACGGTCGATCCCTACGAGTAGTCAGTCACCCGCCGGCACCGCTCGTGCGTTGAGGCACTGCCGGAGT
Protein-coding sequences here:
- a CDS encoding L-2-amino-thiazoline-4-carboxylic acid hydrolase, whose amino-acid sequence is MDIVVNPEISLLDQVKMQAQVLVPVLRELRAALGVERANALVTKALREWSRDTFLRIGAAKPGTPRERWQTLTEEMMPRIGSDIDMQVRELEPDTMTIDITGCRYADFFRALDEPELGAVLLCESDDHIAEVGGDEVQFTRTQTIMKGAKYCDFRYRMKRSEG
- a CDS encoding carboxymuconolactone decarboxylase family protein, translating into MQRMAELQPHMFQKFVEFEEAVYESTTLPAKTKELIAVAVTHVTQCDGCMEYHTMRAKRAGASDEEIVAAMFVAAELRAGAALGHHLPSHRAMSKTGS